One window of the Candidatus Microbacterium colombiense genome contains the following:
- a CDS encoding amino acid ABC transporter ATP-binding protein, which yields MTSGTALVVVKNVQKHYGDFQALTDIDLTVNSGEVVVVIGPSGSGKSTLCRTINRLETITSGSIRIDGKELPAEGKGLANLRADVGMVFQSFNLFAHLTILENVTLGPIKVRGLKKADAEKEAMALLERVGIAKQASKLPAQLSGGQQQRVAIARALAMHPKVMLFDEPTSALDPEMINEVLDVMVDLAHEGMTMIVVTHEMGFARKAADRVVFMADGRIVEEATPEEFFTNPSSDRAKDFLSKLLTH from the coding sequence ATGACCTCAGGTACAGCCCTCGTCGTGGTAAAGAACGTGCAGAAGCACTACGGCGACTTCCAGGCACTGACCGACATCGATCTGACGGTGAACTCCGGCGAGGTCGTCGTCGTGATCGGCCCGTCCGGGTCGGGCAAGTCGACCCTGTGCCGCACGATCAACCGTCTCGAGACGATCACGAGCGGGTCGATCCGCATCGACGGCAAGGAACTCCCCGCCGAAGGCAAGGGGCTCGCGAACCTGCGCGCCGATGTCGGCATGGTGTTCCAGTCGTTCAACCTGTTCGCGCACCTCACGATCCTCGAGAACGTGACGCTCGGTCCGATCAAGGTCCGCGGCCTCAAGAAGGCGGATGCCGAGAAGGAGGCGATGGCCCTCCTCGAACGCGTCGGCATCGCCAAGCAGGCGTCCAAGCTCCCGGCCCAGCTGTCGGGCGGCCAGCAGCAGCGTGTGGCGATCGCCCGCGCGCTCGCCATGCATCCCAAGGTCATGCTCTTCGACGAGCCCACCAGCGCGCTGGACCCCGAGATGATCAACGAGGTCCTCGACGTCATGGTCGACCTCGCGCACGAGGGCATGACGATGATCGTCGTCACCCACGAGATGGGATTCGCCCGCAAGGCCGCCGACCGCGTCGTCTTCATGGCGGACGGGCGGATCGTGGAGGAGGCGACTCCCGAGGAGTTCTTCACGAATCCGTCGAGCGACCGCGCCAAGGACTTCCTCTCGAAGCTCCTCACGCACTGA
- a CDS encoding TAXI family TRAP transporter solute-binding subunit: protein MRILAATVCVAVIAMLGACSQRASEWSGQTYEIASGGTTGVYFDYGTHLADELSQNLGIDAVSEETNGSVENLLRIGSGDAVLGFAQGDAAADAVAGAGAFDEPIAVRALARLYDEYLHVVVRADSDVEGITDLAGKRVSLGAENSGVNVIASRVLDAAGVDSSTVQNPQLDLQESISAMERAEIDGFFWVGGLPTPGIQELATDLPVRLLPVEQEWVNAVNSRYSDAYRPADFPAGTYGLTESSPTMAVPNYLITAASTPDDVVRDILVVLFDSRSRMAAEVPAAALLNRRQAIFTAPVELHPGAVAFYRDTRR, encoded by the coding sequence GTGCGGATCCTCGCCGCGACCGTGTGCGTCGCCGTGATCGCGATGCTGGGCGCGTGCTCGCAACGCGCGAGCGAATGGAGCGGCCAGACCTACGAGATCGCCAGCGGTGGCACGACGGGGGTCTACTTCGACTACGGCACGCACCTCGCCGATGAGCTGTCACAGAACCTGGGGATCGATGCGGTCTCCGAGGAGACGAACGGTTCCGTCGAGAATCTGCTGCGCATCGGCTCTGGCGATGCCGTTCTCGGATTCGCGCAGGGGGATGCCGCGGCGGATGCCGTCGCCGGCGCCGGGGCATTCGACGAGCCCATCGCCGTGCGCGCGCTCGCGCGGCTGTACGACGAGTATCTGCACGTCGTCGTGCGGGCGGACTCGGATGTGGAGGGGATCACAGACCTCGCCGGCAAACGCGTCTCGCTCGGGGCGGAGAACTCCGGGGTGAACGTCATCGCGAGCCGTGTGCTGGATGCCGCCGGTGTCGACTCCTCCACGGTGCAGAATCCTCAATTGGATCTGCAGGAGTCCATCAGCGCGATGGAGCGCGCCGAGATCGACGGCTTCTTCTGGGTCGGTGGTCTGCCCACCCCCGGCATCCAGGAGCTCGCGACCGATCTTCCCGTGCGGCTTCTGCCCGTCGAGCAGGAGTGGGTGAACGCGGTCAACAGCCGGTACTCCGACGCCTATCGTCCGGCGGATTTCCCCGCGGGCACCTACGGGCTCACCGAGTCATCGCCGACGATGGCGGTGCCGAACTATCTGATCACGGCGGCGTCCACCCCCGATGACGTGGTGCGCGACATCCTGGTGGTGCTGTTCGACTCCCGATCCCGGATGGCGGCCGAGGTGCCGGCTGCGGCGCTGTTGAACCGGCGCCAGGCGATCTTCACCGCGCCGGTCGAGCTGCACCCCGGTGCGGTCGCGTTCTACCGCGACACCCGACGATGA
- a CDS encoding HAMP domain-containing sensor histidine kinase has product MRNRLVIVFLVPLIAILLSLGGATGLSAARSIQQELYTEQFADLGYFVTSARQALRSGSETVVEGEARRFQAVYGIEVVVFDLSGAIWATSDPAVEVLDEDQSERVRLALSGRRAEAPEPALPWIIPDAAVVEPVLDDGDVIGAVMITADVEAPRAAILQQALVLTAIAVVSIALGVLLVFQLARWVLSPVRRLDEAMIAIERGEMDARVSEDTGPPELRRMTRVFNDMAEEIERVLTRQQEFAMNASHELRNPLNALLLRVEHLSTGLGPEWEDDVEETREEGRRMARILETLLGLARRGQADSMFSAVDLALMVSHRADAWRDVAGQRGIVFRVAADGAVMSVTDRTIVESALDAVIDNAVKFSPDGAVVDIGARRAGGAGEITVRDHGPGLPADEVDSATDRFWRSADSGDTPGSGLGLAIATDLLASIGGELTVSSPEGGGLMISLRVADGAAG; this is encoded by the coding sequence ATGCGCAACCGACTGGTCATCGTCTTCCTCGTGCCCCTGATCGCGATCCTGCTCTCCCTGGGCGGCGCGACGGGGCTGAGCGCGGCGCGCAGCATCCAGCAGGAGCTGTACACCGAGCAGTTCGCCGACCTCGGGTATTTCGTGACCAGCGCCCGGCAGGCTCTGCGTTCGGGAAGCGAGACGGTCGTGGAGGGGGAGGCGCGGCGGTTCCAGGCGGTCTACGGGATCGAGGTGGTGGTCTTCGACCTGTCCGGTGCGATCTGGGCGACGAGCGACCCGGCGGTCGAGGTGCTCGACGAAGACCAGTCCGAGCGGGTACGACTCGCCCTGTCTGGGCGCCGTGCCGAGGCACCGGAACCCGCCCTGCCGTGGATCATCCCGGATGCCGCGGTCGTGGAGCCGGTGCTCGACGACGGTGACGTGATCGGCGCCGTGATGATCACCGCCGATGTGGAGGCGCCGCGCGCCGCGATCCTTCAGCAGGCACTGGTGCTGACGGCGATCGCGGTCGTGTCGATCGCGCTCGGAGTGCTCCTGGTGTTCCAGCTCGCACGCTGGGTGCTCTCGCCGGTGCGGCGCCTCGACGAGGCGATGATCGCGATCGAGCGCGGTGAGATGGATGCGCGTGTGTCGGAGGACACCGGCCCGCCGGAGCTCCGACGCATGACCCGCGTGTTCAACGACATGGCGGAGGAGATCGAGCGCGTCCTCACCCGGCAGCAGGAGTTCGCGATGAACGCGTCGCACGAGCTGCGCAATCCCCTCAATGCCCTCCTCCTGCGCGTGGAACATCTCTCCACAGGGCTCGGCCCCGAATGGGAGGACGACGTGGAGGAGACGAGGGAAGAGGGACGACGCATGGCGCGCATCCTCGAGACGCTGCTCGGCCTCGCGCGCCGGGGGCAGGCCGATTCGATGTTCTCCGCCGTCGATCTGGCGCTCATGGTCTCCCACCGCGCAGACGCCTGGCGCGACGTGGCGGGGCAGCGGGGAATCGTGTTCCGGGTCGCTGCGGACGGTGCGGTCATGAGCGTCACCGATCGCACGATCGTCGAGAGCGCCCTGGATGCGGTGATCGACAACGCGGTGAAGTTCTCTCCCGACGGGGCGGTGGTCGACATCGGAGCCCGCCGCGCGGGCGGCGCCGGTGAGATCACGGTGCGCGATCACGGTCCCGGGCTGCCTGCCGACGAGGTCGACTCCGCGACGGATCGCTTCTGGCGCAGCGCCGACAGCGGTGACACCCCCGGATCGGGGCTCGGACTCGCCATCGCGACCGACCTGCTCGCCTCCATCGGGGGCGAGCTGACGGTGTCGTCCCCGGAAGGCGGCGGTCTGATGATCTCTCTCCGCGTCGCGGACGGGGCAGCAGGATGA
- a CDS encoding response regulator transcription factor, whose protein sequence is MEDDERVAAALDAFLARSGYATVRAADGASALDLIDADTEVVLLDLGLPDVDGIDLCRRIRARSDVPIVVVTARSQVTERIKGLRAGADDFVVKPYDVHELLARIEAVTRRSRAVRPDSDARVSVLGGAVQVDLVGRQLLVDDVPVELTRKEFDIVAVLARYPGVAVPKERLIREVWNTDWRGFGHSLEVHIGAIRRKTGERALVETVRGVGYRLAGA, encoded by the coding sequence GTGGAGGACGACGAACGCGTCGCCGCGGCTCTCGACGCGTTCCTGGCGCGTTCCGGATACGCGACCGTGCGTGCCGCCGACGGCGCCTCCGCGCTCGATCTCATCGACGCGGACACCGAGGTCGTGCTGCTCGATCTGGGCCTCCCCGACGTCGACGGAATCGATCTGTGCCGCCGCATCCGGGCACGCTCCGACGTGCCGATCGTGGTCGTCACGGCGCGCAGCCAGGTCACGGAGCGCATCAAGGGCCTGCGCGCCGGGGCGGATGACTTCGTCGTGAAGCCCTACGACGTGCACGAGCTGCTCGCCCGGATCGAGGCGGTCACGCGGCGATCGCGAGCCGTGCGACCCGACTCCGATGCCAGGGTCAGCGTGCTGGGAGGGGCGGTTCAGGTCGATCTGGTCGGGCGCCAGCTGCTCGTCGACGATGTGCCGGTGGAGCTCACACGCAAGGAGTTCGACATCGTGGCGGTGCTCGCGCGCTATCCCGGCGTCGCGGTGCCGAAGGAGCGTCTCATCCGTGAGGTCTGGAACACCGACTGGAGGGGCTTCGGCCACTCGCTCGAGGTGCACATCGGTGCGATTCGACGCAAGACCGGTGAGCGGGCGCTCGTCGAGACGGTCCGCGGAGTCGGATACCGGTTGGCGGGCGCCTGA
- a CDS encoding RNA methyltransferase: protein MLENPRSPRVRAVAKLTKRSARTETGLFLLEGPQAVREALMYRPEAIVELFATPAGWDRHPDIRANAATADVHVEFVTEYVLNAMADTVTPQGLVAVVRQTPTSVRDIFAAGPRLVAICEEIRDPGNLGTIIRAADAAGADAVVLTGRTVDPYNPKVVRATTGSMFHLPVSVAGDLSDVIDRAHEAGLRILAADVKGDDLLAARAEGVLAEPTAWLFGNEARGLEDEALDLADRVLKLPIFGRAESLNLATAASVCLYESAFAQRAAAG, encoded by the coding sequence GTGCTGGAGAACCCCCGGTCCCCCCGAGTCCGTGCTGTCGCGAAGCTGACCAAGCGCAGCGCGCGAACCGAGACCGGCCTGTTCCTTCTCGAAGGACCGCAGGCCGTGCGCGAGGCGCTGATGTACCGCCCCGAGGCGATCGTCGAGTTGTTCGCGACCCCGGCCGGTTGGGACCGGCATCCCGATATCCGTGCGAATGCCGCCACGGCCGATGTGCACGTCGAGTTCGTGACCGAGTACGTGCTCAACGCGATGGCCGACACCGTCACCCCGCAGGGTCTCGTGGCGGTCGTGCGGCAGACGCCGACATCCGTTCGCGACATCTTCGCGGCCGGTCCTCGTCTGGTCGCGATCTGCGAGGAGATCCGCGACCCGGGAAACCTCGGCACCATCATCCGCGCGGCGGATGCCGCCGGTGCGGACGCGGTGGTGCTGACCGGTCGTACCGTCGATCCGTACAACCCCAAGGTCGTGCGGGCCACGACAGGGTCGATGTTCCATCTGCCCGTCTCCGTGGCAGGAGATCTCTCCGATGTCATCGACCGTGCGCATGAGGCCGGGCTCCGCATCCTCGCCGCCGATGTGAAGGGTGACGACCTGCTCGCGGCCCGCGCCGAGGGAGTGCTCGCGGAACCCACAGCGTGGCTCTTCGGCAACGAGGCGCGCGGGCTCGAGGATGAGGCTCTCGACCTGGCGGATCGGGTGCTCAAGCTCCCCATCTTCGGGCGCGCGGAGTCGTTGAACCTGGCGACCGCCGCCAGCGTCTGCCTGTACGAGAGCGCCTTCGCGCAGCGCGCTGCCGCGGGCTGA
- the rplT gene encoding 50S ribosomal protein L20 has translation MARVKRAVNAHKKRRVILERAKGYRGQRSRLYRKAKEQVIHSLVYSYRDRRKRKGDFRRLWIQRINAAARQNGMTYNRLIQGLGLAGVTVDRRMLADLAVNDAATFTTLVETAKKALPSDVNAPKSAA, from the coding sequence ATGGCAAGAGTCAAGCGGGCAGTAAACGCCCACAAGAAGCGTCGGGTCATCCTCGAGCGCGCAAAGGGTTACCGCGGTCAGCGTTCGCGCCTGTACCGTAAGGCCAAAGAGCAGGTCATCCACTCCCTGGTCTACTCGTACCGGGACCGTCGCAAGCGCAAGGGTGACTTCCGTCGCCTCTGGATCCAGCGCATCAACGCCGCTGCACGCCAGAACGGCATGACGTACAACCGCCTCATCCAGGGCCTCGGCCTCGCGGGTGTCACGGTAGACCGTCGCATGCTCGCCGACCTCGCGGTCAACGACGCTGCCACGTTCACGACGCTGGTCGAGACGGCGAAGAAGGCTCTGCCCTCCGACGTCAACGCACCGAAGTCGGCTGCGTAA
- the rpmI gene encoding 50S ribosomal protein L35 has translation MPKQKTHSGAKKRFKITGSGKLKKQQAGMRHNLEHKSSRRTRRLNQDQVLSKADTKVAKKLLGR, from the coding sequence ATGCCGAAGCAGAAGACCCACTCGGGTGCTAAGAAGCGCTTCAAGATCACCGGCAGCGGAAAGCTGAAGAAGCAGCAGGCCGGGATGCGCCACAACCTCGAGCACAAGTCGAGCCGTCGCACCCGTCGTCTGAACCAGGACCAGGTGCTGTCGAAGGCTGACACCAAGGTCGCCAAGAAGCTTCTCGGCCGCTGA
- the infC gene encoding translation initiation factor IF-3, which translates to MSDPRTNERIRVPEVRLVGPAGEQIGVVRIEAALRLAQEADLDLVEVAPNSKPPVVKIMDYGKFKYEAAQKEKEARRNQANTILKEVRFRLKIEAHDYTTKLKRAEGFLKAGDKVKAMILFRGREQSRPEQGVRLLRKFAEDVAELGTVESNPTIDGRNMVMVVAPLKSKSEAKQEQNAVRDAQRADKKQAARDAKSDAPAEAPAE; encoded by the coding sequence ATCAGCGATCCCCGCACCAATGAGCGCATCCGCGTCCCCGAGGTCCGCCTCGTGGGCCCTGCGGGTGAGCAGATCGGCGTCGTCCGCATCGAGGCGGCGCTGCGCCTTGCGCAGGAAGCCGACCTCGACCTCGTCGAGGTTGCCCCCAACTCGAAGCCGCCCGTGGTCAAGATCATGGACTACGGCAAGTTCAAGTACGAGGCCGCCCAGAAGGAGAAGGAAGCGCGTCGCAACCAGGCGAACACCATCCTCAAAGAGGTGCGGTTCCGTCTGAAGATCGAGGCGCACGACTACACGACGAAGCTCAAGCGCGCCGAGGGCTTCCTCAAGGCCGGCGACAAGGTCAAGGCGATGATCCTGTTCCGCGGTCGCGAGCAGTCGCGTCCCGAGCAGGGCGTGCGTCTGCTCCGCAAGTTCGCGGAGGACGTCGCAGAGCTCGGCACCGTCGAGTCGAACCCGACCATCGACGGTCGCAACATGGTCATGGTCGTCGCACCGCTGAAGAGCAAGTCCGAGGCGAAGCAGGAGCAGAACGCCGTGCGCGATGCCCAGCGCGCTGACAAGAAGCAGGCTGCTCGCGACGCCAAGTCGGATGCTCCGGCTGAGGCTCCCGCGGAGTAA
- a CDS encoding DUF1844 domain-containing protein: MTPRSPPKSNRKQGEVTTQGHEADHEREERWARQEEAAASATRDIADVPAVEVITTAAVHLMSAGAVKLGLADDPDAAAQLDLDEARKLINALAGLITAGAPEISDMHARSLRDGLRSLQLAFREASVIPDPIGKGPGEKWTGPVN, encoded by the coding sequence ATGACGCCCCGAAGCCCGCCAAAGTCTAACAGAAAGCAAGGCGAAGTGACGACTCAGGGCCACGAGGCAGACCACGAGCGGGAAGAGCGCTGGGCACGGCAGGAGGAAGCGGCGGCATCAGCCACCCGCGACATCGCCGATGTGCCCGCCGTCGAGGTGATCACCACGGCCGCCGTCCACCTGATGAGCGCCGGTGCGGTGAAGCTCGGTCTCGCCGATGATCCCGACGCCGCAGCGCAGCTCGACCTCGACGAGGCCCGCAAGCTGATCAACGCTCTCGCGGGGCTCATCACCGCAGGCGCCCCCGAGATCAGCGACATGCACGCCCGGTCGTTGCGCGACGGACTCCGGTCGCTCCAGCTCGCCTTCCGTGAAGCCTCCGTGATCCCCGACCCGATCGGCAAGGGCCCGGGCGAGAAGTGGACGGGTCCGGTCAACTAG
- a CDS encoding SseB family protein, which translates to MSQGTDDACGHGDHGHGAVNHGDSAGVPWEGRSFESNPHAADDGSADPALLGALLRFRAGEGSQVEVVDAFRSARVLIPLIAEKGEEGVAPSGLAVDKTQELSIVTVAAPDGRRVQPVFSSVEAMQKWDPTARPIPVEALRAALAASAEDTDLIVLDPTSDTEFVFRRPAVWAVAQGHAWEPSFLSPEVFSALQESVAHELAVIDVAVAAGDPDARLRGPELIVVLELVDGLEREVLDAVLSRLAQRWASDDRIAVLADSLTVKLRRSV; encoded by the coding sequence ATGTCGCAGGGGACTGACGACGCCTGCGGTCACGGTGATCACGGTCACGGTGCCGTGAACCACGGCGACTCCGCAGGGGTGCCCTGGGAGGGGCGCAGCTTCGAGTCGAACCCTCACGCGGCTGATGACGGCTCCGCAGACCCCGCCCTGCTTGGTGCGCTGCTGCGCTTCCGCGCGGGCGAGGGCAGTCAGGTCGAGGTCGTCGATGCCTTCCGCTCCGCCCGCGTTCTGATCCCTCTGATCGCGGAGAAGGGCGAGGAGGGTGTCGCGCCCAGCGGTCTCGCGGTCGACAAGACGCAGGAACTGTCGATCGTGACGGTCGCGGCCCCGGACGGTCGCCGGGTGCAACCGGTCTTCTCCTCGGTCGAGGCGATGCAGAAGTGGGACCCCACGGCGCGACCGATCCCGGTCGAGGCGTTGCGCGCTGCCTTGGCGGCATCCGCGGAGGACACCGATCTCATCGTGCTCGATCCGACGTCCGACACCGAGTTCGTGTTCCGGCGTCCGGCCGTCTGGGCGGTGGCGCAGGGGCATGCCTGGGAGCCGAGTTTCCTGTCGCCGGAGGTGTTCAGCGCGCTCCAGGAGAGCGTCGCGCATGAGCTCGCCGTCATCGACGTGGCTGTCGCCGCCGGAGATCCGGATGCTCGGCTCCGGGGTCCGGAGCTCATCGTGGTCCTGGAGCTCGTCGACGGGCTGGAGCGCGAGGTGCTGGATGCCGTGTTGTCCCGCCTGGCTCAGCGCTGGGCATCCGACGACCGCATCGCCGTCCTGGCGGACTCCCTGACCGTCAAGCTCCGCCGCAGCGTCTGA